A region from the Arachis ipaensis cultivar K30076 chromosome B01, Araip1.1, whole genome shotgun sequence genome encodes:
- the LOC107607435 gene encoding calmodulin-lysine N-methyltransferase — translation MESSRTKEKASSLRWQILRHALLPRNSHPKPHEESETRIKRISRRTTHGFNLIHCHEVKVNADDECGSNTRNGSTMDMRVCYTLPVPGSQQLFLTQRVENHAQLSDFEICNRYNIDNTGLVCNWPSEDVLAHFCLSQADIFRSKKVIELGSGYGLAGFVIAAVTEASEVVISDGNPQVVYYTQRNIEANSRAFGDTVVKSMRLHWDQEDNIADTFDIIVASDCTFFKDFHGGLVRIVKRLLSKSASSEAIFLSPKRGNSLDLFLGVVEENGLNFSVTEKYDTEVWKRHEGFLNGENRDSWPSYEKDHCYPLLIRITL, via the exons ATGGAAAGTAGCAGAACAAAGGAGAAAGCTTCCTCTTTGAGATGGCAGATCCTCCGCCACGCTCTTCTCCCTCGCAATTCTCATCCTAAGCCAC ATGAGGAATCTGAAACGCGTATTAAGAGAATTTCGAGAAGAACAACGCATGGATTCAATTTGATACACTGTCATGAAGTGAAAGTGAATGCTGATGATGAATGTGGCTCCAATACACGCAACGGTTCCACCATGGATATGCGAGTTTGTTACACTCTTCCTGTCCCTGGCTCTCAGCAACTGTTTTTGAC ACAAAGAGTGGAAAACCATGCTCAGCTCAGTGATTTTGAGATATGCAACAGATACAACATTGACAACACTGGCCTTGTCT GTAATTGGCCATCCGAAGATGTTCTTGCTCACTTTTGCTTGTCGCAAGCAGATATATTCAG GTCTAAAAAAGTTATTGAACTTGGTTCTGGCTATGGCTTGGCTGGGTTTGTTATTGCAGCTGTTACTGAGGCATCAGAGGTTGTAATCTCAGATGGAAATCCCCAAGTGGTTTATT ATACTCAGCGTAACATTGAAGCCAACTCTAGAGCATTTGGGGATACAGTTGTGAAGTCTATGCGGCTCCATTGGGATCAGGAAGATAATATTGCAGACACTTTCGATATCATTGTTGCAAGTGATTG CACTTTCTTTAAGGATTTCCACGGAGGCCTTGTTCGAATTGTCAAACGGCTATTGTCCAAATCAGCATCTTCAGAGGCTATATTTTTAAGTCCTAAAAGAGGCAACTCATTGGACCTGTTCTTGGGGGTGGTTGaagaaaatggtttgaatttcaGTGTCACAGAGAAATATGATACAGAAGTATGGAAACGTCATGAGGGGTTCTTGAATGGTGAAAATAGGGACTCTTGGCCAAGTTATGAGAAAGATCACTGCTATCCACTATTAATCAGAATTACCCTATGA